DNA sequence from the Microtus ochrogaster isolate Prairie Vole_2 chromosome 2, MicOch1.0, whole genome shotgun sequence genome:
TAAGGCTTCATTTTAGTGGAGAATACCAATGCCTGCAACAGAATCCCACCAACATGTGGCAATCATAAGAAAGCTCAAAAGTCTAGGAATATatgctgatgggggagagtcttctgttttgtgttaatttcattggttaaataaagagactgccttggccctttaagaggacagaaaattaggtaggcggagtaaaccgaacagaatgctgggagaaagaagctgagtcaaggagtcgccatgattctcctaccagacacagacgcaagttaagatcttccctggtaagacacctcgtggtgttacagggatattagaaatgggttagatcgatatgtaagagctagccaataagaggctggaactaatggaccaggcagtgtttaaaagaatacagtttccgtgtaattatttcggggcataagctagccatgtgggcggccgggtgccggggacgcagccccactgctcctattactacaatatgCCAAAGCTACCCTGGGGCCTAGCGGAAGCTGCTTATGGACAGCCCCTGGTGTAATGTCTCCTAAAAACAAGCCCTTCAGAAGGCTGAGTATGTATTTCCTGCTTCCCCTCTATGAAGCAACAAGGCCAAGGCAAATTTAAGGTCTCACAAATGACCTTTGATCTTTGGGATCCCAGAACAGTATGTGTGTAAAAACCAAACACATCAAGAGGGAGTTTTCCTCATATTAATCTCCCGTCTCTGCCAGAAAGACGGCACATTCTGCAGGAACATACAGTCTTTCCTATGTTCCAGCTCAGCATCGGGAgttaggaagagcagtcaggtgtTCACTGTCGGAAAGCGCACAAACCCAGTTCTTCTCTCCTAGACACTTTCAGTAGGGAAGAGTGAATGGGAAGGCTGAAAGATCCACAAAACAAGGATCTTCTCACAGGGCTGACTTTCTGCTGTCATCACCAGGAACTTAAACTCggggctagagaggtgactcagcagttagcagcacaggctgctcttccagaggacccaagtttagttcttAGCGCCCACAGCAGGTAGCTCACAGATgcgtgtaactccagctctaagagagctcttctggccttcactcacacacacacacacacacacacacacacacacacacacacacacacacacacacacacacacacgaaaatctaaaaagaaaacctAAGCATCTTCATTTCATCCCAGTGAGCCAAAGAGCCGAAAATGAGTCCTCCCAACAGCAGGAGGGGAACTGGCCCTTGATGGCAAACTGAGGAAGGCAGTGGTCATCCCCACTCTCCTAGTGACGGGTCTTGCTGCAGCACTCACCATCACATCTGCACTGCTGCTGGAAACGAGGCAGGCTACAAATACTGACTATATGATTTCTATAAATGTTGGCAGCAGCCAGACATTCAGAGTTGGCTATATACCTGGCATTCAAGAGACATGAAAACTACCAATTTCTGCCCACATAGACTGTCTGACATTACTACCATCTCTCTTACCTAAAACCCACACAGAAATTAGTTGTATCCAAGCCAACTTTCATTCTAAATGAGTGTCTGACTCTATGCCAGGGACAGGCATCGCTGAAGAAACTGCAAACACCCCCAGGCTCTCTTTAGTGAACCCCAGTAGAATATGGAGTCTAGTGTTCATTAACAATAGATCTCTGGGGAGAGCAATGACAACCCTGGATGAAAATGTGGCGCCTGTCTTCAGGAGAGCCCTGGCTAGTGGCAACTCTTAAGGGTGGCCCCTGCTGCAAAGGACAGGGCTAATTCAGAGGTGGTGGTATTTCCTCTCAATGCTTACAAGCAGGCACAAAAGGGAAAAATGCAGCACTGTTTCCATCTCTGAGCAACAAGGCCAAGGCAAATTTAAGGTCTCAGAAATTATCTTTGATCTGGGATCCCAGAACAGTACATGTGTGAAAACCAAAGACGtcaagaaggagcagaaagacagCGCGTTCTGCGGGAACACATAGTCTTTCCTACGTTCCAGCTCTGGGACACAGAGGAGCAGCGCAGCATCGGGAattaggaagagcagtcaggtgtCCATTGTTGGAAAGCTCACATACCGGTTCTTCTCTCTTAGACACTTTCAGTAGGAAAGGGGGAGCAAGCAGCGATGTGGATGTGGGAAGCTGTCAGTCACTCCAAGAGCTCATGCCAGGCGCATGTTCCCATTGTGTGCTATAAACCTACAGCACTAGATAtacacaaacaataataaaaaaatcaagcccTTGATATTAATCAGCCTCCTAGCATGTTCTCCCAGGACAGTCTCCTCCCGTCCAGCGGCCATCACCCACCAGTGTGCTAGCACCTCACCAGGTgaaatgggaaggaggaaagaaattaatGTTTGTTAGCATTAGAGTAAATCTAAAATGATCCATCAGCAAACACTTGCCACTTAAACTGCTGCCCACTGCACGCAGCGTAGATAATAAGATGAGATGACCAGCATCGAGCCTCTTGTCACCCCCGGTCCTGAGGACAAGGTCTGTCACTAAGAACTTCTATAACTGTACACACCGATTGTCTTAATAATATTGGCTTCAATGTTCTGATCTACAGGCTGTTTCACAGTACTTTCCACGGCCTTCCTCAGATGGCCCTCATGGATGCTCCAGGAGGTAGCTAGGCAGCAGAGGCCCCCATCAGAGGAACCTGAGAGTTGGGAAAGCCGCTCTACCAAGGGGTCGTATGGCTCTTAAGAACTGAGAGGACTAGGAACTATCCTATGAACCCTCCTCCTCAGATGAATGGGCAGAAGCTCCTTCTACTGGCCTGTGCCTGAGTAACGCACATCCCTGGCAGCTTCTGGTGACTGAGTCAGAAGGTGACTGGAAAGGAACGGCTCTACGCCTGCAGCTTCAGTATCAATATCCCTTAAGTCATGAAGTCAGAGGAAATGACCTTTTCCTCAGTCCTGTCTTCAAACCTGAGCACGGCCCTACACGTCTGAGAAGACGGTGATGAAGATGAACCCTTCGTGGATACCGAAGTGTGAAATggacaggacagagaaaggagtATCCCTCAGGCTGCACGGAAGGCACTTCAGACAATGTCCTCAGCAGGGGCGTGGGCAGTGTGTGCGCCCAGGGTGGAGAACTGGTGCCAATTGCGCAGGAAGCCCCTGTTGTACTGGCCTGTGTCCACGATGAGCCCACAGAGGAGCCGGCGGCCCGTCTTCTGCCGAAGGGCCTGCTGGACTTCCCTCTCCGTCACATTGTAGCTGATGTTTATCAACTGGATGAGGAAGATGTAGGCCATGCCCGCGGTGATGATCACGGAGTACCACACACAGGTGAAGGACAGAGCCGAGCTGCATTGGAGAAGGAAGCCTTTCTGAACATCTGTACTCTTTAGTAAGGACCTGAGTATCCTCTCCTCTGATTACAGGATATCACAGTAGCTTCAGAATGCCAATGCCCAGTCGAACCTTTTAGATTTTCCTTTGGATTCTTAGTACAGAGTTTCCCAGCATGTTATATTTAGCAAAGGCTGTTTCGTTATACTTTGTAGCACTTGTTGAATAAATGAGCAATTCCTAAGCTGTGTCTAACTCAGGAGGAAACAGAGGTTCCAGGAGGTCATTACTGCTGTGCTCTAGGAAGTTGGAGAAAGAAATCTAAGAACAGTCTAGGGCTAACTGAGTACTACAAGGACAACTCTCCACATTAACAGCCCTTTATGTATACGTAGGAGCCAGGCTGGAGCAATGGCACAGGGTTTCAGAGTGCTTGCTGCGCTTCCAGAAAACatgaggtcagttcccagcaccctagTAAGTTAGCTCAAACCACCTGTGACTCTGGTTCTAGGGACTTGtatgcccctttctggcctctgtgagcagcCACACATACTTGAcatttgtaaattaaataaaaaatttcaaaaataaaaaaagagctaTAGGAACCTAATATTTCAAACTAaatcacacagggcaggaaaacATCTTCAAGGCTCATTCACAAACTATGAGCTGGGGGCTGTCTCTCAGAATAATCAAAGATCAGGCCATGTTCATTTACACATGCACGGTGAAGAGTTAGCTGGGAAGAAACCACAGACTCTTCACGTGTGAAGTTAAACAGGACCTCACAGATTACAAATCTGAAAGTTCACCATGAGCTGAGGGGACAGCAATCACCACATAAAGTGGGGTGAGACATAATGGTGGGACTGGGCACCTCCTTTACCCCACGAAGCAAACAGACACTTTGCATTACTTATCACCCTTGTGTTGGCCACGAATTTCACAGTGACTATCCATATGTCTAAAGTAGAAAGTTACCACAAGGAGAGAGGGTCAATAATCTCTCTAAAATACCTGCAATGTCCAAACCTAGAGTAGGGAGCTCTGATCTCTGCAAAGACTAACGAGAACTAACAACACACAGGGTGTCTGGgtagcagaagcagaagctgctCTGAGAACAAGgagtgagaaggaagaaaagaaccaaaccaGAGGCCATAGAGCGCCCATgctgagggaagggggaaggaacaAACAGTATGGACAAGGAGCACCCTTGGTGTGGGGGGATGGGAGTGACGAGGCattcttggtgtgtgtgggggaacacTGTTGGGGGGGGGCAAGAGCACCCTTcatgtgtgggggtgggaggagcaggacaCACATGAGCATGGAAATCTGCACAGTTTATAAATGGGTTCCCACCTAATGATGTCTGAGGAACCTTGACCTAGAAAACAGAGTAATCATGAGTGGTGAACAAACCGTGAGAGgttagagagaagagaaaggttaCAGAGATATGAGCAACTCTCCAAAGGATCCAGCTGCGACCTCAGGCACACAGGAACTTCTCAGCTGTGGGAGTTCCTGGTAAAGCCAAAGcctgtttgtttgcctgttgagacagggtctctctatgcagccctggctgtcttggaatgtGATTTGTAGaacaagctgtccttgaactctgagataTGCACCTGCTTCAGCACCCCAAGTACtcggattaaaggtatatgccatcaATGATGCTTCTGATATCATCCCAGAACACACCCATCACCACTGCACAGCTTTGTNNNNNNNNNNNNNNNNNNNNNNNNNNNNNNNNNNNNNNNNNNNNNNNNNNNNNNNNNNNNNNNNNNNNNNNNNNNNNNNNNNNNNNNNNNNNNNNNNNNNNNNNNNNNNNNNNNNNNNNNNNNNNNNNNNNNNNNNNNNNNNNNNNNNNNNNNNNNNNNNNNNNNNNNNNNNNNNNNNNNNNNNNNNNNNNNNNNNNNNNNNNNNNNNNNNNNNNNNNNNNNNNNNNNNNNNNNNNNNNNNNNNNNNNNNNNNNNNNNNNNNNNNNNNNNNNNNNNNNNNNNNNNNNNNNNNNNNNNNNNNNNNNNNNNNNNNNNNNNNNNNNNNNNNNNNNNNNNNNNNNNNNNNNNNNNNNNNNNNNNNNNNNNNNNNNNNNNNNNNNNNNNNNNNNNNNNNNNNNNNNNNNNNNNNNNNNNNNNNNNNNNNNTCATCCTAGAACACACCCATCACCACTGCACAGCTTTGATGGCAATTTTAGGGATGTCCAGCATCTCCAAAGCCTGCCCTATGCTTGACTGAAAACAGCTAACTTAAGGGCAAATAATGATCTGTTTCTGGCAACAAGTATTTCTTCCTCACTGACCCTCTTAACAGAGTGTTCCATAACTTACCTGTAATTTGCGTAAACTCCAGGACAGTAGAAGAGGGCTGTAAAGAGGCTTCTCTCCCTACAAATGGTGTTCAAGGTCAGCGATATCCCGTACACCGAAGTGAGCAAGAAGATCAAAAGGGCAAGTATAAATGCTTGATGATTTGATTCTCCAACGCAGCTGTTTATCCTCAAAACAGCAGAGGGggaaaacacatttgaaaatgtCTCATATAACCCACACGATATACAAGAAAGCCTTTAAAATAGAGACAGTAGGACGTTCAGTTATGAAACCCTAAGTCATCTTAGGTTTCAGTTTTAGGGAAATAAAACCCTGTCTGCTGTGTGACAAAGTCTTATATTCTCTATGGAAAAGTAGAACCATTATCCCTTAGTCTGAAGCCATGACTAATCAAAAAAGCAGAACCCAGCTAGGAAATCTACCCATCTAAATATAGTgcttatacatacataaacatacatacacaggcacatatggGTTTTTATGTAGTACTGGGGGTTGAACCTGGTTCACTGTGCAtattaggcaaacactctaccattaGGCTGTACCCCTAAGCCCTGATCCTAAATATTAATAAGTGAGGTCGATCACCCAGGTATGAGGAAAGTTGAGACTAAGCAGTATGAAAACTTTAAAGGTGCAGTCAGAAACACTGCACAAAACTGGAAACTGTTCACCGTGCATGAGAGCAACAAAAGGACTCGGTGCAGTTAAAACTGTGCGCAGCGTGGAGAACAGGATATTAGGAAGCAggtcaggttaaaaaaaaaaaaaaggccctatGTCATGGCCTCTGTGAAGGCAGGGTACACAGGTCAGCTTTCTTCTGCCCAAGCATCCCAGGATGCTCAGTGGCCAGAGGTTTCAGATTCTACAAACGAGGATCTAGAAATGGCcaacacacttgcatgcacaatCACCCATTGGGGATAAATGAAAAGTACATGCGTTAAACTAAAAACAACCCTTTACACCTAAAGACAAGTCCCAGAAAAGAGGTGTCCCTGTCCTAAGGCCATGCACTTGGCCATTTCAAtgctcccccaaccccccacccccgcatttCCTGCActcactctctcccttctctgcaggCCTAAGGTGTAGTTCCTTAGACAGAGCCCCTGAGAGCAGCACAGGCGTACACCTGCTGCTGACAGCATTCAGAGCTGAGTCCTGCTTGCTCCCTTCAGCTCAGCATCATCCAGCAAAATTTTAGGTGCCGCATTTAGATGTGAGGGGCCTGTTGCCACCAGCCAGCTTGAAGGTACAAAACAAAGTCTATCTCCGGGCAGAAAACCAATTAAGGGATATCTGATAAGACCTCAACTACAATGGTGTATGGAAATCCCTGTTTGCAAAAAAATGATTAAGGATGCACAGCCAGAAAACAGTAGTcacctggaagcaggaaccacGTGTGCTCATAggcgagtgtgtatgtgtgtacacttgcGTGTGGAAACAGAGGTTGATGTTGCTGTCTTCCTCAAACATTCTCCACCATATTTTTTGAGTGAGGGTCTCTCATGGAACCAACAACTTGCTAATCCAGCTAGACAGGATGGCCTgcaagccccagtgatcttcctgcctctgccttcccagtgctgggatcgaaAGCACATGGCCTTTGTATACGGATGCTGAGGGACCCccggtcctcatgcttgcatagcaaggaTTCTACGAACttagccatctccacagcccctgataaattattcttcttttttcaatccaccaaaaaaaaaaaaaaaaaactggaaggaaaagggggagggtggggagacaCTCCCAAAGTTTTTCTGCTCATCCCTTCAGGAAATTGAAGGGACTAAATCTGTGAAACTCAGGAACCTGGTGACTAAGCGGGAACATCCTCACAGCCTACAAATATCTACAAGGTGTAAAACTGGGGAAAGAGACGTTTCAGGACAGCACAGAGGAAGAGCAAATATGGGTAGCCTATGAACTTATTTTCAGAGCTTCCAGATTTTTCCAACATACCAGACACAATGATGATCCATTCTCCTTACACAGATGCCACATATCCGGCAATGCCATGCCCGGGCGGGCCGTACTAGCTGACACTTGGCACACCAGTCCTCCTTCACCTTGGCAGGGCTGTCAAGTGCCACCCTGGAGGAGCCCTTAATATCATCCTTCAGCGTGCGGTTGTTGAGGCTCCCTGAGGGATCTGTTCCAGGGAACCCTTTGGTCTTCTCTTGCCCTTTTTTGATCGGGCATTCGATTTGGCTGTTGCTGGGGCATTTGTCACTGCAAGCTGGATTGCTGAGGTAGCCTGGATCCTTCTTGGCTCGGTACAAGGCTAAGAGTATTAGGAATAACCCGAAGGTAAGGAGAGCCAGCTGGGTGGGCCCTACCCGCCCTTTGGGGACCACTTCCCGCAGGAACACATAGTACATGTAACCCAGTGAGAATAGTCCAAGGCTGAGGAAAAACAGTGTCTGCTCTTTCCTTCTGTGAGTGAGGTAGTAGTACCAGAGCGCCAGCACGGGAAGGGAGGTCAGAACCACCACCCCCAGCAGGAAATGCCAGGAAGCCACGTGAAGGAAAACTGGCAAAAGCACGAGTGGAGGGACGATGCTAATATTAACTTTTCTGGCTCCTCTAAGCCAAGGAATTCGGAGGCGATCAGAAATCGTATCTGTGATTCTTTCGCAAGTCTCTGGCCGCATTGATTTACAGGTAAGCCATCTATTCAGAGAGAGCAGAACAATGT
Encoded proteins:
- the Zdhhc23 gene encoding palmitoyltransferase ZDHHC23 isoform X2; translation: MKPVKKKKTEEPELEPLCCCEYIDRNGEKNHVAACLCDCQDLDEGCDRWLTCKSMRPETCERITDTISDRLRIPWLRGARKVNISIVPPLVLLPVFLHVASWHFLLGVVVLTSLPVLALWYYYLTHRRKEQTLFFLSLGLFSLGYMYYVFLREVVPKGRVGPTQLALLTFGLFLILLALYRAKKDPGYLSNPACSDKCPSNSQIECPIKKGQEKTKGFPGTDPSGSLNNRTLKDDIKGSSRVALDSPAKVKEDWCAKCQLVRPARAWHCRICGICVRRMDHHCVWERSLFTALFYCPGVYANYSSALSFTCVWYSVIITAGMAYIFLIQLINISYNVTEREVQQALRQKTGRRLLCGLIVDTGQYNRGFLRNWHQFSTLGAHTAHAPAEDIV
- the Zdhhc23 gene encoding palmitoyltransferase ZDHHC23 isoform X1, coding for MKPVKKKKTEEPELEPLCCCEYIDRNGEKNHVAACLCDCQDLDEGCDRWLTCKSMRPETCERITDTISDRLRIPWLRGARKVNISIVPPLVLLPVFLHVASWHFLLGVVVLTSLPVLALWYYYLTHRRKEQTLFFLSLGLFSLGYMYYVFLREVVPKGRVGPTQLALLTFGLFLILLALYRAKKDPGYLSNPACSDKCPSNSQIECPIKKGQEKTKGFPGTDPSGSLNNRTLKDDIKGSSRVALDSPAKVKEDWCAKCQLVRPARAWHCRICGICVRRMDHHCVWINSCVGESNHQAFILALLIFLLTSVYGISLTLNTICRERSLFTALFYCPGVYANYSSALSFTCVWYSVIITAGMAYIFLIQLINISYNVTEREVQQALRQKTGRRLLCGLIVDTGQYNRGFLRNWHQFSTLGAHTAHAPAEDIV